Proteins from a genomic interval of Polaribacter sp. Q13:
- a CDS encoding polysaccharide biosynthesis tyrosine autokinase, protein MDNLNKLKSSTIQANIDVKGYVFKVLSYWKLFFVTIVIALIVAKFMNDYKPKVYNLNTVISVKEENNPLFSTGTNIAFNWGGESDAVETIKVVLTSRTHNEKVVRKLNFFINYLKEDRYRLEDVYGYTPFVVDLDTSKPQLFGKLIQIEITGENTYNLSFDLKEATSSELITYDTNKTSLHHFSTPLFSKEYKIGEQVNTDFFNFSLKKTKKFTVGEKFYIQFASFDGTVGSNRSISVAGIANGASMLRLSKGGTNKNRIVDYLNATVVILDEDKQEQKILYAKKTKDYIELLFTQLEDSLQRIEKELSVFKEKNNIYNLSEEGSVVFNETIEIEQEKKNIFEFNDYLNNLRSYILSHDTYGENIPVPALIAVQDGKISGEIATLIQLSSLRERLRGSVTDNHPQIIKLSNELNISKANLLENIATLKLVNQNKINKLSTELSTYKSKLKKLPKTEQGLLKFEKNYQISEANYNYLKQKSYEAGSAIAANVSDVKIIDTAKDLGNGPVYPVPSFNYLVGLMLGIVFPLFYIITKEVLDNKIHTAEDIQNNYAIPVLGVVGKNHGNNNLAVFDKPKSSVSESFRALRSNIQFLFKNAQKDESKTLVLTSSVSGEGKTMISINMATVFALSGKKTVLIGLDLRKPKIYDDFDLPNDVGVVNHLINQKTLDEIIINTKIPNLDLILSGPIPPNPSELLLNETADKMIKSLQERYDYVIIDTPPVGLVSDALELFKYGDAIIYVIRQDYSEKGMMRMIDDKYKNKEVTNISYVLNDFTVKNKYGYGYGYGYGYGYGYGKYGNGYHENEENISFFSKISSLFKKK, encoded by the coding sequence ATGGATAATTTAAATAAATTGAAAAGCAGTACTATTCAGGCCAATATTGATGTTAAAGGGTATGTTTTTAAGGTTTTATCTTATTGGAAACTTTTTTTTGTAACAATTGTTATCGCATTGATTGTTGCTAAATTTATGAATGACTATAAACCTAAAGTTTATAATCTAAATACTGTAATTTCTGTAAAGGAAGAGAATAATCCATTGTTTTCTACGGGTACAAACATTGCTTTTAATTGGGGAGGAGAAAGTGATGCTGTAGAAACTATTAAAGTAGTTTTAACTTCTAGAACTCATAATGAAAAGGTAGTTAGAAAATTAAATTTTTTTATAAATTATTTAAAAGAGGATAGATATAGATTAGAAGATGTTTATGGTTACACTCCGTTTGTTGTGGATTTAGATACAAGTAAACCTCAACTGTTTGGGAAACTTATACAGATAGAAATTACCGGAGAGAATACCTATAATTTATCATTTGATCTTAAAGAGGCAACTTCTAGTGAATTAATTACCTATGATACCAATAAAACAAGTCTTCACCATTTTTCTACTCCACTTTTTTCGAAAGAGTATAAAATAGGAGAACAAGTAAATACAGATTTTTTTAATTTTTCATTAAAAAAGACTAAAAAGTTTACTGTTGGAGAAAAATTTTATATTCAATTTGCTAGTTTTGATGGTACAGTAGGTAGCAATAGGTCTATTTCTGTTGCTGGTATCGCAAATGGAGCTTCTATGCTTAGATTATCTAAAGGGGGGACGAATAAAAATAGAATTGTAGATTATCTAAACGCAACTGTTGTAATTCTTGATGAAGATAAACAAGAACAAAAAATTCTTTATGCTAAAAAAACTAAAGATTATATCGAACTTTTATTTACGCAATTAGAAGATAGTTTACAGCGAATAGAAAAAGAATTAAGTGTTTTTAAGGAGAAAAATAATATTTATAATTTATCGGAAGAAGGTAGTGTTGTTTTTAATGAAACTATAGAAATAGAGCAAGAGAAAAAAAATATTTTTGAGTTTAATGACTATTTAAATAATTTAAGAAGTTATATCCTTTCTCATGATACTTATGGAGAAAACATACCGGTTCCTGCTTTAATAGCTGTTCAGGATGGAAAAATTTCTGGAGAAATAGCTACTCTCATACAATTATCTAGTTTAAGAGAAAGGCTAAGGGGATCAGTAACAGACAACCATCCACAGATTATAAAATTAAGTAATGAACTTAATATTTCGAAAGCTAATTTACTAGAAAATATAGCTACGTTAAAATTAGTAAATCAAAATAAAATAAATAAATTAAGTACTGAATTATCTACTTATAAAAGTAAACTTAAAAAATTACCTAAAACAGAACAGGGTTTATTAAAGTTTGAAAAGAACTATCAAATTTCTGAAGCAAATTATAATTACTTAAAGCAAAAAAGTTACGAAGCTGGATCTGCAATCGCTGCAAATGTGTCTGATGTTAAAATAATAGATACCGCAAAAGATTTAGGTAATGGACCTGTCTATCCTGTACCAAGTTTTAATTATTTAGTAGGTTTAATGTTAGGAATTGTTTTTCCTTTATTCTACATCATAACTAAAGAGGTATTAGATAATAAAATTCATACTGCAGAAGATATTCAAAATAATTATGCAATACCAGTTTTGGGAGTTGTGGGTAAAAATCATGGAAATAATAATTTAGCTGTTTTTGATAAACCAAAATCTTCGGTATCGGAATCTTTTAGAGCGTTAAGATCTAATATTCAATTTTTGTTTAAGAATGCACAAAAGGATGAATCTAAAACATTAGTTTTAACCTCGTCTGTGAGTGGAGAAGGGAAAACAATGATTTCTATTAATATGGCAACCGTTTTTGCTTTAAGTGGAAAGAAAACGGTATTAATAGGTTTAGATTTAAGAAAACCTAAAATTTATGATGATTTTGATTTGCCTAATGATGTTGGTGTGGTAAATCACTTAATTAACCAAAAGACATTAGATGAAATTATAATTAACACTAAAATACCAAATTTAGATCTTATTTTATCAGGGCCAATACCTCCAAACCCTTCTGAGTTGTTGCTGAATGAAACAGCAGATAAAATGATTAAAAGTCTTCAAGAAAGATATGATTATGTGATTATTGATACACCTCCAGTAGGTTTAGTTTCTGATGCATTAGAGCTGTTTAAATATGGTGATGCCATTATTTATGTTATTCGTCAGGATTATTCAGAAAAAGGAATGATGAGAATGATAGATGATAAATATAAAAACAAGGAAGTAACCAATATTAGTTATGTTTTAAACGACTTTACTGTTAAAAATAAGTACGGTTATGGTTACGGTTATGGCTATGGATACGGTTATGGTTATGGGAAATATGGTAACGGTTATCATGAAAATGAAGAAAATATAAGTTTCTTTTCAAAAATATCTAGTTTATTTAAAAAGAAATAA
- a CDS encoding polysaccharide biosynthesis/export family protein produces MRKHFLLLLFIPFLFSCIPAKDIIYLQGEPVARKEIKRINNIPYKLQVDDILNIDIKSNDESLVSVFKKQSTGSGGGSANTSASAGASFFSGYSIDSYGNIRMPTLGEINVLGYTELEVRKKLENELKKFIRTEEEIFVSVKLAGIKYTAIGEIGSPGPNVIFQNKLSIIDAISSSGDITTLGNKRKVEIIRNSITGTEKFTIDLTQINAFDSEVFYIKPNDIINVIPLKQKTWGTGTTGLGALATIVSILSLVSTTYLLARNL; encoded by the coding sequence ATGAGAAAACATTTTTTACTGCTATTATTCATCCCTTTTCTTTTTTCGTGTATACCTGCTAAGGATATAATTTACCTACAAGGAGAACCTGTTGCTAGAAAAGAAATTAAAAGAATAAATAATATACCCTATAAATTACAGGTTGATGATATCTTAAATATTGATATTAAATCTAACGATGAGTCGTTAGTTTCTGTTTTTAAGAAACAATCAACTGGAAGTGGAGGAGGAAGTGCTAATACAAGTGCAAGTGCAGGAGCATCATTTTTTTCTGGATATAGTATAGATAGTTATGGAAATATAAGAATGCCTACTTTAGGAGAAATAAATGTTTTAGGTTATACCGAACTGGAGGTTAGGAAAAAACTTGAAAATGAATTAAAAAAATTCATTAGGACTGAAGAAGAAATTTTTGTTTCTGTAAAATTAGCAGGAATTAAATATACTGCTATTGGAGAAATAGGAAGTCCTGGGCCTAATGTTATTTTTCAGAACAAACTTTCTATTATAGATGCAATCTCTAGTTCTGGAGATATTACTACATTAGGAAATAAAAGAAAAGTTGAAATTATTAGAAATTCAATTACTGGAACTGAAAAATTCACAATCGATTTAACACAAATAAATGCTTTTGACTCTGAAGTTTTTTATATTAAACCAAATGATATTATAAACGTTATTCCATTGAAACAGAAAACATGGGGGACAGGTACTACTGGTCTTGGAGCACTAGCTACTATAGTTTCGATACTTTCATTGGTTAGTACTACTTATTTATTAGCAAGAAACCTATAG
- a CDS encoding O-methyltransferase yields the protein MIYLITEYLKFLTKSSNQHGVHSPFVYDLVTKCFYKKTDAILVKLFSKNKQQLLDNKTFIKVTDFGAGSKIFKNNNRQVSKIAKIAGLSNKKAKLLIRIIQYFKPKNILEIGTSLGLGTSAFKIGNINSIITTLEGCPETSKVADNLFSKNNYNDIKIITGDFKKTLPIAIKNQQFDCIYFDGNHTKKDTLHYFNACLETITNNSVWIFDDIYWSDEMKEAWIEIKNHKKVTVTVDVFYWGIVFFRKEQKKEHFKIRV from the coding sequence ATGATTTATTTGATAACAGAATATTTAAAATTTCTCACAAAATCTTCCAATCAACACGGTGTTCACTCTCCTTTTGTGTATGATTTAGTAACCAAATGTTTTTACAAAAAAACAGATGCTATTTTAGTTAAATTATTTTCTAAAAACAAGCAACAACTGTTAGACAACAAAACTTTTATAAAAGTCACAGATTTTGGTGCAGGATCTAAAATTTTTAAAAATAATAACCGTCAAGTTTCTAAAATTGCCAAAATTGCTGGCTTATCAAACAAAAAAGCAAAGTTACTAATTCGTATAATTCAATATTTTAAACCTAAAAATATTTTAGAAATTGGTACTTCGTTAGGGTTAGGTACTTCTGCTTTTAAAATAGGGAATATAAATTCAATTATTACTACGTTAGAAGGATGCCCAGAAACCAGTAAAGTTGCCGACAATTTATTTTCTAAAAATAATTATAATGATATTAAAATTATAACAGGCGACTTTAAAAAGACTTTGCCAATCGCTATCAAAAACCAACAATTCGATTGTATCTATTTTGATGGAAATCACACAAAAAAAGACACCTTACATTATTTTAATGCTTGTTTAGAGACCATTACTAATAATTCAGTTTGGATTTTTGACGATATTTATTGGAGTGATGAAATGAAAGAGGCTTGGATAGAAATTAAAAATCACAAAAAAGTAACCGTTACGGTAGATGTTTTTTACTGGGGAATTGTTTTCTTCAGAAAAGAACAGAAAAAAGAACATTTTAAAATAAGAGTTTAA
- a CDS encoding cob(I)yrinic acid a,c-diamide adenosyltransferase — MKIYTKTGDTGTTALFGGTRVKKYNLRIDSYGNIDELNSYIGLIKDQEISTPIKEALLIIQNELFTLGAMLATPPEKETLKNGKERLNIPKIDETSILFLEEEIDKMDLELSQMTHFILPGGHQTVSFCHIARCVCRRAERLVVELNDQENINNDIIKYLNRLSDYLFTLARKLSKDLSVAEIKWIPTKN; from the coding sequence ATGAAAATATACACAAAAACTGGTGATACTGGTACAACTGCACTTTTTGGGGGAACAAGAGTTAAAAAATACAATTTACGTATAGATAGTTACGGAAATATAGATGAACTAAACTCTTATATTGGTTTAATCAAAGATCAAGAAATCAGTACACCTATTAAAGAAGCTTTATTAATAATTCAAAATGAGTTATTTACTTTAGGAGCAATGTTAGCTACTCCACCGGAAAAAGAAACGCTAAAAAACGGAAAAGAAAGACTCAATATTCCAAAAATTGATGAAACTTCTATTCTTTTTTTAGAGGAAGAAATAGATAAAATGGATTTAGAACTTTCTCAAATGACTCATTTTATTCTTCCCGGAGGTCATCAAACAGTGTCATTTTGTCACATTGCAAGATGCGTTTGCAGACGTGCAGAACGTTTAGTTGTAGAACTAAACGATCAAGAAAATATTAATAATGACATCATAAAATATTTAAACCGACTTTCTGACTACCTTTTTACGTTGGCACGAAAGTTGTCTAAAGACTTATCAGTAGCGGAAATCAAATGGATTCCCACAAAAAATTAA
- a CDS encoding DUF2795 domain-containing protein has protein sequence MYWTLELASYLADAPWPATKDELIDYAIRTGSPLEVVENLQDIEDEGDAYDSIVEIWPDYPTEDDYLWNEDEY, from the coding sequence ATGTATTGGACATTAGAATTAGCATCTTATTTAGCAGATGCACCTTGGCCAGCAACCAAAGACGAATTAATAGATTATGCTATTAGAACTGGATCTCCTTTAGAAGTAGTAGAAAACCTACAAGACATAGAAGATGAAGGTGACGCATATGATTCAATTGTTGAAATATGGCCAGATTATCCAACCGAAGATGATTATCTTTGGAATGAGGATGAATACTAA
- the secA gene encoding preprotein translocase subunit SecA, translating into MNILNSVIKIFVGDKQQKDLKILQPVVDDVKKFEIEFSKLSNDGLRDKTIEFKQRIKTATKEFDDKITGLEEEAKTADIDRQEDIYTEIDSLKDEAYKVSEETLLKIMPEAFAVVKETAKRFVENKEIEVTASPFDRELSAERDNVTLEGDKAFWANSWDASGKPVTWDMVHYDVQLIGGSVLHQGKVAEMMTGEGKTLVSTLPVYLNALTGNGVHLVTVNDYLAKRDKAWMGPLFEFHGFTTDCIDYHQPNSDARRKAYNADITYGTNNEFGFDYLRDNMASSKDDLVQRAPNYAIIDEVDSVLIDDARTPLIISGPVPQGDRHEFTELKPLVSDLVTLQKQHLVSVFAEAKKLIAEGNDKDGGFLLLRVYRGLPKNKALIKFLSQEGNKQILQKTENYYMQDNNKLMPEVDEDLWFVVEEKNNQIDLTDKGIAHLSEKTANDNFFVLPDIGVKIGEIDNSESSKEEKTAQKEELYKDFSIKSERIHTMNQLLKAYTVFEKDVEYVVMDNKVMIVDEQTGRIMDGRRYSDGLHQAIEAKENVKIEDATQTFATVTLQNYFRMYRKLSGMTGTAITEAGELWEIYKLDVVEIPTNKPIQRDDKEDLIYKTAREKYNAVIEDIVKLVQENRPVLVGTTSVEISELLGRMLQMRKIPHNILNAKLHKREADVVAEAGKPGVVTIATNMAGRGTDIKLTNEVKDAGGLAIIGTERHDSRRVDRQLRGRAGRQGDVGSTQFYVALDDNLMRLFGSDRIAKMMDRMGLKEGEVIQHSMISKSIERAQKKVEENNFGIRKRLLEYDDIMNAQREFVYKRRRHALDGKRLQVDIANMIYDTCESIVNANKAAKDFHNFEFELIKFSSMTSPFSEDEFEKLSEKEITDKLYDIVTEHYKNKIERNAVLAFPVIKDVFENEGDKYERIVVPFTDGTKSLQVVTNLKEAYESEGKSLITDFEKNITLAIIDENWKDHLRKMDDLKQSVQNASYEQKDPLLIYKFEAFELFKTTVDDINKEVLSFLFKGELPNQDVNQISEARQQKRESLNTSKADVQNSTEQAIQNSKPQQSEPIETIVRDQPKIGRNEHVTIKNVMSGQEKEVKYKQAIPLLAKGEWVLVNN; encoded by the coding sequence ATGAATATTTTAAATTCAGTAATCAAAATTTTTGTTGGTGATAAACAACAAAAAGATTTAAAAATTTTACAACCAGTTGTTGATGATGTAAAAAAATTCGAAATAGAATTTTCTAAACTTTCTAATGATGGTTTAAGAGATAAAACCATAGAGTTTAAACAAAGAATAAAAACAGCTACAAAAGAATTTGATGATAAAATTACTGGATTAGAAGAAGAAGCTAAAACAGCAGACATCGATCGTCAAGAAGACATTTATACAGAAATAGATTCGTTAAAAGATGAAGCATATAAAGTTTCTGAAGAAACTTTACTTAAAATTATGCCAGAAGCTTTTGCCGTAGTTAAAGAAACCGCAAAACGTTTTGTTGAAAATAAAGAAATAGAAGTTACAGCCTCTCCTTTTGACAGAGAATTATCTGCAGAAAGAGACAATGTTACCTTAGAAGGTGATAAAGCTTTTTGGGCGAATTCTTGGGATGCATCTGGTAAACCCGTTACTTGGGACATGGTTCATTACGATGTTCAATTAATTGGTGGTTCTGTTTTACACCAAGGTAAAGTAGCCGAAATGATGACTGGAGAAGGTAAAACATTGGTTTCTACCCTACCCGTTTACTTAAATGCACTTACCGGAAATGGAGTTCACTTAGTTACTGTTAATGATTATTTAGCAAAACGTGATAAAGCATGGATGGGACCTCTTTTTGAGTTTCATGGTTTTACAACAGATTGTATCGATTATCATCAACCTAATTCTGACGCTCGTAGAAAAGCCTACAATGCAGATATTACCTATGGAACAAATAATGAATTTGGTTTCGATTATTTGCGTGATAATATGGCTAGCTCTAAAGACGATTTAGTGCAAAGAGCTCCAAATTACGCTATTATTGATGAAGTAGATTCTGTTTTAATTGATGATGCTAGAACTCCATTAATTATTTCTGGACCAGTACCACAAGGAGACAGACATGAGTTTACAGAATTAAAACCTTTAGTGTCTGATTTAGTTACGTTACAAAAACAACATTTAGTAAGTGTTTTTGCAGAAGCTAAAAAATTAATTGCAGAAGGTAATGATAAAGATGGTGGATTCTTATTATTAAGAGTTTACAGAGGTTTACCTAAAAATAAAGCATTAATCAAGTTTTTATCTCAAGAAGGAAATAAACAAATCTTGCAGAAAACAGAAAACTATTACATGCAAGATAACAACAAATTAATGCCAGAAGTAGATGAAGACTTATGGTTTGTTGTTGAAGAAAAAAATAATCAAATTGATTTAACGGATAAAGGGATTGCTCATTTATCAGAAAAAACAGCAAATGACAACTTTTTTGTATTGCCAGATATTGGAGTCAAAATTGGTGAAATAGACAATTCAGAAAGTAGTAAAGAAGAAAAAACGGCTCAAAAAGAAGAACTATACAAAGACTTTAGCATCAAAAGTGAGCGTATTCATACAATGAACCAGCTTTTAAAAGCTTACACAGTTTTTGAAAAAGATGTTGAGTATGTTGTTATGGATAACAAAGTAATGATTGTTGATGAGCAGACAGGTCGTATAATGGACGGTCGTCGTTATTCAGATGGTTTACACCAAGCTATTGAAGCAAAGGAAAATGTAAAAATTGAAGATGCTACACAAACTTTTGCTACTGTAACTTTACAGAATTACTTTAGAATGTACAGAAAACTGTCTGGTATGACAGGTACTGCTATTACAGAAGCTGGTGAATTATGGGAAATCTACAAATTAGATGTTGTAGAAATTCCTACTAACAAACCAATTCAAAGAGATGACAAAGAAGATTTAATCTACAAAACTGCGCGTGAAAAATACAACGCAGTTATAGAAGACATCGTAAAACTAGTTCAAGAAAACAGACCTGTATTAGTAGGTACAACTTCTGTAGAAATATCAGAATTATTAGGTAGAATGTTACAAATGCGTAAAATTCCTCATAATATTTTAAATGCAAAATTACACAAAAGAGAAGCAGATGTAGTTGCAGAAGCTGGTAAACCAGGTGTAGTTACCATTGCAACAAACATGGCGGGTCGTGGTACAGATATTAAATTAACCAACGAAGTAAAAGACGCCGGTGGTTTAGCTATTATTGGTACAGAAAGACACGATTCTAGACGTGTAGATAGACAGTTAAGAGGACGTGCAGGAAGACAAGGTGATGTTGGGTCAACTCAATTTTACGTAGCTTTAGATGACAATTTAATGCGTCTATTTGGTTCTGACAGAATTGCAAAAATGATGGATAGAATGGGCTTAAAAGAAGGTGAAGTAATTCAGCATTCTATGATTAGTAAGTCTATTGAAAGAGCACAAAAGAAAGTAGAAGAAAACAACTTTGGTATTCGTAAACGTTTGTTAGAATACGATGATATTATGAACGCTCAACGTGAGTTTGTTTATAAAAGAAGACGTCATGCCTTAGATGGTAAACGTTTACAGGTAGATATTGCAAATATGATTTATGATACCTGCGAATCTATAGTAAACGCCAACAAAGCAGCTAAAGATTTTCATAATTTTGAATTCGAATTGATTAAATTTTCTTCAATGACTTCTCCTTTTTCTGAAGATGAATTTGAAAAACTTTCAGAAAAAGAAATTACAGATAAATTATACGATATTGTTACTGAACATTATAAAAACAAAATTGAAAGAAATGCCGTTTTAGCATTTCCTGTAATTAAAGATGTGTTTGAAAATGAAGGTGATAAATACGAACGAATTGTTGTTCCTTTTACAGACGGAACCAAATCTTTACAAGTTGTTACTAACTTAAAAGAAGCTTATGAAAGTGAAGGAAAAAGTTTAATTACAGATTTTGAGAAAAACATCACTTTAGCAATTATTGATGAAAACTGGAAAGATCATTTACGTAAAATGGATGATTTAAAACAATCCGTTCAAAATGCATCTTACGAGCAAAAAGACCCATTATTAATTTATAAGTTTGAAGCTTTTGAATTATTTAAAACTACGGTAGATGACATCAACAAAGAGGTATTGTCTTTCTTATTTAAAGGAGAATTACCAAACCAAGATGTAAATCAAATTTCTGAAGCACGTCAACAAAAAAGAGAAAGTTTAAATACCTCTAAAGCAGATGTTCAAAACTCTACAGAACAAGCCATCCAAAATTCTAAACCTCAACAATCAGAACCTATTGAAACCATTGTTAGAGACCAACCTAAAATTGGTAGAAATGAACATGTAACCATTAAAAATGTAATGAGTGGTCAAGAAAAAGAGGTTAAATACAAACAAGCTATTCCTTTATTAGCAAAAGGAGAATGGGTTTTGGTGAATAATTAA
- a CDS encoding RNA polymerase sigma factor has product MQKNSITDSTLVSDYIQGNEASLEVLIKRHHQRLFSFIYSKVKDRDITEDIFQDTFIKVIRTLKKGNYNEEGKFLPWVMRISHNLVIDHFRKMNRMPTFKNTDEFDIFSVLGDGNLNAEKKIIQEQIHNDVRELVNELPEEQKEVLVMRMYKDMSFKEISENTGVSINTALGRMRYALINMRKLIEKHKIILVE; this is encoded by the coding sequence CATACAAGGAAATGAAGCATCTTTAGAGGTTTTAATTAAAAGACATCATCAAAGACTGTTTAGCTTTATTTATAGTAAAGTTAAAGATAGAGATATTACAGAAGACATTTTTCAGGATACATTTATAAAAGTTATTAGAACATTAAAAAAAGGAAATTATAACGAGGAAGGTAAATTCTTACCTTGGGTTATGAGAATTTCTCATAATTTGGTGATAGATCATTTTAGAAAAATGAATAGAATGCCAACATTTAAAAATACAGATGAATTTGATATTTTTTCTGTGTTGGGTGATGGTAACTTAAATGCAGAAAAAAAAATTATACAAGAGCAGATACATAATGATGTAAGAGAGCTTGTAAATGAGTTACCAGAGGAACAAAAAGAAGTTTTGGTAATGCGTATGTATAAAGATATGAGTTTTAAAGAAATTAGCGAAAATACGGGAGTTAGTATTAATACAGCGCTCGGTAGAATGCGTTATGCACTTATAAATATGCGTAAATTAATAGAAAAGCATAAAATTATTTTGGTAGAATAA